From Streptomyces sp. NBC_00370, a single genomic window includes:
- a CDS encoding sensor histidine kinase, protein MTVPVAPSPHRIRKVSPFPVAVPLALLAVAAGTGGGVAAAAPAGARAWVAVTVVTAWVCLALTVLTAALLVRRSRRAAGAAEGDAQGASTRLAALTAESAQLVNVTVPAVLKRLRDGASADEALATAPRPVDPRLREVLRLFAGEIAADEQRAEKAVAANETAVGRLVEAADGLDRLMTKTLPDALDGLRQGSSADTVLGRLEAPADPRLRVLLETLVREFAVSERRAMAAQAASAKALSRVQAKAVSMLADLREMQDRYGEEVFGDLLKLDHNTSQLGLLTDRLALLMGGRASRAWNKPIGMESILRGAVGRIAAYRRVRLHCSSDAAIVGFAAEGVMHLLAELMDNAANFSPPIDEVHVYVEERTAGIVVTIEDSGLKMADAAMRRAEESVSGRSNDLATLRGTRLGLAVVGRLAAKYRTNVSFRPSSRGGTGVVVLIPPQLLAQQRGGTAEQYLRPPAAEAAEVAVPAPAAPQEPAAVPPPAAAGGPRVATPGGLPVRPPGRTMAAADRDRHPDESGSAPVPPARDAGAQFGAFHRSRRAPRRPDAEGPAS, encoded by the coding sequence ATGACAGTGCCTGTCGCCCCCAGCCCGCACCGCATACGGAAGGTGAGCCCGTTTCCCGTCGCCGTACCTCTCGCCCTGCTGGCGGTGGCGGCCGGCACGGGCGGCGGTGTGGCCGCGGCGGCCCCCGCCGGCGCGCGGGCCTGGGTGGCCGTCACGGTCGTCACCGCCTGGGTGTGCCTGGCGCTCACGGTCCTCACGGCCGCGCTGCTGGTCCGGCGCAGCAGGCGCGCTGCGGGCGCTGCCGAGGGCGACGCACAGGGGGCGAGCACGCGACTGGCCGCGCTCACCGCCGAGTCGGCCCAGTTGGTCAACGTCACGGTGCCCGCCGTGCTGAAGCGGCTGCGGGACGGCGCGAGCGCCGACGAGGCCCTTGCCACCGCGCCGCGGCCGGTCGATCCCCGGCTGCGCGAGGTGCTGCGGCTGTTCGCCGGGGAGATCGCCGCCGACGAACAGCGCGCGGAGAAGGCCGTCGCCGCCAACGAGACGGCCGTCGGCCGGCTGGTCGAGGCCGCCGACGGCCTCGACCGGCTGATGACGAAGACGCTTCCCGACGCGCTCGACGGGCTGCGCCAGGGCAGTTCGGCCGACACGGTGCTCGGCAGGCTCGAAGCGCCCGCCGATCCCCGGCTGCGGGTGCTGCTGGAGACGCTGGTCAGGGAGTTCGCGGTCAGTGAGCGGCGCGCGATGGCGGCGCAGGCGGCCAGCGCCAAGGCGCTCAGCCGGGTGCAGGCGAAGGCGGTGAGCATGCTCGCCGATCTGCGTGAGATGCAGGACCGTTACGGCGAAGAGGTGTTCGGTGATCTGCTGAAGCTCGATCACAACACCTCGCAGTTGGGGCTGCTCACCGACCGGCTCGCGCTGCTGATGGGCGGCCGGGCCTCGCGCGCCTGGAACAAGCCGATCGGGATGGAGTCCATCCTGCGCGGCGCCGTCGGCCGGATCGCCGCGTACCGGCGGGTGCGGCTGCACTGCTCCAGCGACGCCGCGATCGTCGGGTTCGCCGCCGAGGGTGTGATGCACCTGCTGGCCGAACTCATGGACAACGCGGCCAACTTCTCCCCGCCCATCGACGAGGTGCATGTCTACGTCGAGGAGCGCACCGCCGGCATCGTGGTGACCATCGAGGACAGCGGTCTGAAGATGGCCGACGCGGCGATGCGCCGGGCCGAGGAGTCCGTGTCGGGCCGCTCCAACGACCTGGCGACACTGCGCGGGACCCGGCTGGGGCTCGCCGTGGTCGGCAGGCTGGCGGCCAAGTACCGCACGAACGTGAGCTTCCGGCCGTCCTCACGCGGCGGCACGGGCGTGGTCGTCCTGATCCCGCCGCAGCTGCTCGCCCAGCAGCGGGGCGGCACGGCCGAGCAGTACCTGCGGCCCCCGGCCGCCGAGGCAGCCGAGGTAGCGGTGCCGGCGCCCGCCGCGCCGCAGGAACCGGCAGCCGTGCCACCGCCCGCAGCGGCCGGCGGGCCACGGGTCGCGACACCGGGCGGACTGCCGGTACGGCCGCCGGGGCGCACCATGGCCGCCGCCGACCGCGACCGGCACCCCGACGAGTCCGGGTCCGCGCCCGTACCGCCGGCGCGGGACGCGGGAGCGCAGTTCGGGGCCTTCCACCGGTCCCGGCGCGCCCCGCGGCGTCCCGACGCCGAAGGCCCCGCCAGTTAG
- a CDS encoding roadblock/LC7 domain-containing protein has translation MQTTDNSLTWLLESLLERTPATRHAVVLSRDGLKLCWSRHLTLDQADQLAAICSGIQALAQGASVEFGNGNGGVRHSMTEFHGGLLFIVAAGDGAHLAVVAEDGADPGVVGHQMTELVEQIGEHLRAEPRTPAQGGSSS, from the coding sequence ATGCAGACCACTGACAACAGCCTGACCTGGCTCCTCGAAAGCCTGCTGGAACGCACCCCGGCCACCCGGCACGCCGTGGTCCTCTCCCGGGACGGACTCAAGCTCTGCTGGAGCCGCCATCTCACCCTCGACCAGGCCGACCAACTGGCCGCGATCTGCTCGGGGATCCAGGCGCTGGCACAAGGCGCGTCGGTGGAGTTCGGCAACGGCAACGGCGGCGTACGGCACTCGATGACCGAGTTCCACGGCGGGCTGCTGTTCATCGTCGCGGCGGGCGACGGCGCCCATCTCGCCGTCGTCGCCGAGGACGGCGCCGACCCGGGTGTGGTCGGTCATCAGATGACCGAACTGGTCGAGCAGATCGGTGAGCATCTGCGGGCCGAGCCGCGCACCCCGGCGCAGGGAGGCTCCTCGTCGTGA
- a CDS encoding DUF742 domain-containing protein has product MTRRPVDLGDPDRLYTVTGGRSRVDDDTFDLVTLIVSECEPTPGTQSEHVRILELCRHPTAVVEVSAELRLPVTVVRILLGDLLLTGRITARRPPSPRSAAALPDSVLLKEVLHGLRNL; this is encoded by the coding sequence GTGACACGCAGGCCCGTCGATCTCGGGGACCCCGACCGGCTGTACACCGTGACCGGCGGGCGCAGCCGGGTCGACGACGACACCTTCGACCTGGTCACGCTGATCGTCAGCGAGTGCGAGCCGACACCGGGCACCCAGTCGGAGCACGTCAGGATCCTGGAGCTGTGCCGCCATCCCACGGCGGTCGTGGAGGTCTCCGCCGAGCTGCGGCTGCCGGTGACGGTGGTCAGGATCCTGCTCGGCGACCTCCTGCTGACGGGCCGGATCACCGCGCGCCGTCCGCCCAGCCCGCGCTCCGCCGCCGCACTGCCCGACTCCGTCCTTCTGAAGGAGGTGCTCCATGGACTCCGTAACCTCTGA
- a CDS encoding GTP-binding protein encodes MDSVTSEQPAARIPLTDAAETGLKIVVVGGFGVGKTTLVRSVSEIRPLNTEEVMTQAGVGVDDAAGVATKTTTTVAFDFGRISLNKRMVLYLFGAPGQERFWFLWDRLFSGTLGAVVLVDTRRMSESWYAVDRLEHHKTPFVVAVNRFDSDASAFSLAEIRQALSLPEHVPMIDCDARVRSSGKNVLITLVDHLYELAMAREMTP; translated from the coding sequence ATGGACTCCGTAACCTCTGAGCAACCGGCCGCCCGGATACCGCTGACCGATGCGGCGGAGACAGGTCTGAAGATCGTCGTCGTGGGCGGTTTCGGGGTGGGCAAGACCACCCTGGTCCGCTCGGTCAGCGAGATCCGACCGCTCAACACCGAAGAGGTCATGACCCAGGCCGGGGTCGGTGTCGACGACGCCGCGGGGGTGGCGACCAAGACCACCACGACCGTGGCCTTCGACTTCGGCCGGATCAGCCTCAACAAGCGGATGGTGCTGTACCTGTTCGGGGCGCCTGGGCAGGAACGGTTCTGGTTCCTGTGGGACCGGCTGTTCTCCGGGACGCTCGGCGCCGTCGTGCTCGTGGACACCCGGCGGATGAGCGAGTCCTGGTACGCGGTCGACCGGCTGGAACACCACAAGACGCCGTTCGTGGTCGCGGTCAACCGGTTCGACTCGGACGCCTCTGCGTTCTCGCTCGCGGAGATCCGCCAGGCGCTGTCGCTGCCCGAGCACGTCCCGATGATCGACTGTGACGCACGGGTGCGCTCGTCGGGGAAGAACGTCCTGATCACCCTCGTGGACCACCTCTACGAACTGGCCATGGCACGGGAGATGACCCCATGA
- a CDS encoding cytochrome P450 — MTDPSAPRPPDPRHVDAVPLSGLAYQQTPSQIYRELRREHGAVAPVLLDGDIPAWLVLGYNEVSYVTGHDELFARDSRRWNQWPAIPADWPLMPYVGYQPSVLFTEAAEHQRRAGVITEALEAVDQFELALMCREISDGLIDSFAGSGQAELMSGYAHALPMRAVVRLCGMPAGGGDTEELVRDLRISLDAAEGDDPVAAYLRVQSRIERLVKDKRNSPGSDVTSRMLTHPAALADDEVVQDLITVIAAAQQPTANWICNTLRLLLTDDRFALNVSGGRLSVGQALNEVLWLDTPTQNFIGRWAVRDTQLGGRQIKAGDCVVLGLAAANTDPQIWPEGHVGAENSSHLSFSNGEHRCPYPAPLLADVIARTAVETLLERLPDVVLSVDPAELTWRPSIWMRGLMSLPVRFTPVVQ; from the coding sequence ATGACCGATCCATCCGCACCCCGGCCGCCGGACCCCCGGCACGTGGACGCCGTGCCGCTGAGCGGCCTGGCCTACCAGCAGACCCCGTCGCAGATCTACCGCGAACTGCGCAGGGAGCACGGCGCGGTCGCTCCGGTGCTGCTCGACGGTGACATCCCGGCCTGGCTGGTCCTCGGCTACAACGAGGTCTCCTACGTGACGGGGCACGACGAGCTGTTCGCCCGCGATTCCCGGCGCTGGAACCAGTGGCCCGCCATCCCGGCCGACTGGCCGCTGATGCCGTACGTGGGGTACCAGCCCTCCGTGCTGTTCACCGAGGCCGCCGAGCACCAGCGGCGGGCCGGGGTGATCACCGAGGCGCTGGAGGCCGTCGACCAGTTCGAACTGGCCCTGATGTGCCGGGAGATCAGCGACGGGCTGATCGACTCGTTCGCCGGGAGCGGGCAGGCCGAGCTGATGTCCGGGTACGCGCACGCGCTGCCGATGCGTGCCGTCGTACGGCTCTGCGGTATGCCCGCGGGCGGCGGGGACACCGAGGAGCTGGTGCGGGATCTGCGGATCTCGCTGGACGCGGCCGAGGGTGACGACCCGGTGGCGGCGTATCTGCGGGTGCAGAGCCGTATCGAACGGCTGGTCAAGGACAAGCGCAACAGTCCGGGCTCCGACGTGACGTCCCGGATGCTGACCCATCCGGCGGCGCTCGCCGACGACGAGGTCGTCCAGGACCTGATCACCGTGATCGCCGCCGCCCAGCAGCCGACCGCCAACTGGATCTGCAACACGCTCCGGCTGCTGCTGACCGACGACCGGTTCGCGCTGAACGTCTCCGGCGGCCGGCTCAGCGTCGGCCAGGCGCTGAACGAGGTGCTGTGGCTGGACACCCCGACCCAGAACTTCATCGGCCGCTGGGCGGTGCGCGACACCCAGCTCGGCGGCCGGCAGATCAAGGCGGGCGACTGTGTGGTGCTCGGTCTCGCCGCCGCCAACACCGATCCGCAGATCTGGCCCGAGGGCCATGTCGGCGCCGAGAACTCCTCCCATCTCTCGTTCAGCAACGGCGAGCACCGCTGCCCCTATCCGGCTCCGCTGCTCGCGGACGTGATCGCGCGTACGGCCGTGGAGACGCTGCTCGAACGGCTGCCTGACGTGGTGCTGTCGGTGGACCCCGCCGAGCTGACCTGGCGTCCCTCGATCTGGATGCGCGGGCTGATGTCGCTGCCGGTCCGGTTCACTCCGGTCGTGCAGTGA
- a CDS encoding cytochrome P450 produces MATAQQIPDILSAEFAADPYPAYRVMRESAPLIWHEATRSYIISRYDDVERVFKDRDSVFTTDNYDWQIEPVHGKTILQLSGREHAVRRALVAPAFRGADLREKFLPVIDRNARELIDAFRDTGSVDLVGGFATRFPVNVIADMLGLDRADHEKFHGWYTAVIAFLGNLSGDAAVTAAGERTRTEFAEYMIPIIRDRRENLGDDLLSTLCAAEVDGVRMSDEDIKAFCSLLLAAGGETTDKAIASIFANLLLHPEQLAAVRADRALLPRAFAETLRFTPPVHMIMRQTATEVELSGGTIPPGATVTCLIGAANRDGSHYRDPDTFDIFRDDLTATTAFSAAADHLAFALGRHFCVGALLAKAEIETGVDQLLDAMPDVRLDDGFDPVEQGVFTRGPASLPVRFTPVTARPE; encoded by the coding sequence ATGGCGACCGCACAGCAGATACCCGACATCCTGTCGGCAGAGTTCGCCGCCGACCCCTACCCGGCGTACCGGGTGATGCGCGAGAGCGCGCCCCTCATCTGGCACGAGGCCACCCGGAGTTACATCATCTCGCGCTACGACGATGTGGAACGCGTCTTCAAGGACCGGGACTCGGTCTTCACCACCGACAACTACGACTGGCAGATCGAACCCGTGCACGGCAAGACCATCCTGCAGCTCAGCGGCCGTGAGCACGCGGTGCGCCGGGCGCTGGTCGCCCCCGCCTTCCGGGGCGCGGACCTGCGGGAGAAGTTCCTGCCGGTCATCGACCGCAACGCGCGCGAGCTGATCGACGCCTTCCGGGACACCGGCTCCGTCGACCTGGTCGGCGGCTTCGCGACGCGCTTCCCCGTCAATGTCATCGCGGACATGCTGGGCCTCGACCGGGCCGACCACGAGAAGTTCCACGGCTGGTACACCGCCGTCATCGCCTTCCTCGGCAATCTGTCCGGCGACGCCGCCGTCACGGCGGCCGGCGAGCGCACCCGGACCGAGTTCGCCGAGTACATGATCCCGATCATCAGGGACCGCCGGGAGAATCTGGGCGACGACCTGCTGTCCACGCTCTGCGCCGCCGAGGTCGACGGCGTACGGATGAGTGACGAGGACATCAAGGCGTTCTGCAGCCTGCTTCTCGCGGCCGGCGGCGAGACCACGGACAAGGCGATTGCCTCGATCTTCGCGAACCTGCTGCTCCACCCGGAACAGCTCGCCGCCGTACGCGCTGACCGGGCGCTGCTACCGCGCGCCTTCGCCGAGACGCTGCGGTTCACCCCGCCGGTGCACATGATCATGCGGCAGACCGCGACGGAGGTCGAACTGAGCGGTGGCACGATACCGCCGGGCGCCACGGTCACCTGTCTGATCGGGGCCGCCAACCGGGACGGCTCGCACTACCGGGACCCCGACACCTTCGACATCTTCCGGGACGACCTGACCGCCACCACCGCCTTCTCCGCGGCCGCCGACCATCTGGCCTTCGCGCTCGGGCGGCACTTCTGCGTCGGCGCGCTGCTCGCCAAGGCCGAGATCGAGACCGGTGTCGACCAGCTCCTCGACGCCATGCCCGACGTACGGCTCGACGACGGCTTCGACCCCGTGGAACAAGGGGTGTTCACCCGGGGACCCGCCTCGCTGCCGGTGCGCTTCACACCCGTCACTGCACGACCGGAGTGA
- a CDS encoding gamma carbonic anhydrase family protein, with translation MTQRAWVAGVGGKSPEIDPSAFLAPTSVVVGEVFVAAGVSVWYHTVLRADCGAIRLGADCNIQDNCTLHSDPGMPLTVGERVSVGHNAVLHGCTVEDDVLIGMGATVLNGAHIGAGSLVAAQTLVPQGMRVEPGSMVAGVPAKVRRLLTEEERAGIKLNAAVYLDLAKAHREAREV, from the coding sequence ATGACACAGCGGGCATGGGTGGCGGGCGTCGGCGGCAAGAGCCCCGAGATCGACCCTTCGGCCTTTCTGGCGCCGACGTCCGTGGTGGTCGGCGAGGTCTTCGTGGCGGCTGGCGTCAGTGTCTGGTACCACACGGTGCTGCGGGCCGACTGCGGCGCGATCCGGCTCGGCGCCGACTGCAACATCCAGGACAACTGCACCCTGCACTCCGACCCCGGCATGCCGCTGACCGTGGGCGAGCGGGTCTCGGTCGGGCACAACGCCGTGCTGCACGGCTGCACCGTCGAGGACGACGTGCTGATCGGGATGGGTGCGACGGTGCTCAACGGCGCCCATATCGGGGCCGGGTCGCTGGTCGCCGCGCAGACCCTGGTGCCGCAGGGGATGCGGGTGGAGCCGGGGTCGATGGTCGCGGGGGTACCGGCCAAGGTGCGGCGCCTGCTGACCGAGGAGGAGCGCGCGGGGATCAAGCTCAACGCGGCGGTCTATCTGGATCTGGCGAAGGCGCACCGCGAGGCGCGGGAAGTCTGA
- a CDS encoding DedA family protein: MHVQEWLESVPAVSVYILVAVVIGVESLGIPLPGELVLVAAALLASQHGEINPYVLAACASAGAVAGDSTGYAIGRKGGRPLLAWLAGKFPKHFGEPQIAMAERSFEKWGMWAVFFGRFIALLRIFAGPLAGVLHMPYWKFLTANLLGGIVWAGGTTVVVYEVGVVAEDWLKRFSYVGLAAAVVVGAGSMLLVRNRAKKAHERMEAERATGDQDSVRAVSTD; this comes from the coding sequence TTGCACGTCCAGGAGTGGCTAGAGTCCGTACCGGCGGTCAGCGTCTACATCCTGGTGGCCGTGGTCATCGGGGTGGAGAGCCTGGGCATCCCGCTGCCCGGCGAACTCGTCCTGGTGGCGGCAGCGCTGCTCGCCTCCCAGCACGGGGAGATCAATCCGTACGTCCTCGCCGCCTGCGCGTCGGCCGGAGCCGTCGCCGGTGACTCGACGGGGTACGCGATCGGCCGCAAGGGCGGCAGACCCCTGCTCGCCTGGCTCGCCGGGAAATTCCCCAAACACTTCGGCGAACCCCAGATCGCCATGGCGGAGCGGTCGTTCGAGAAATGGGGCATGTGGGCGGTCTTCTTCGGCCGCTTCATCGCCCTGCTGCGGATCTTCGCGGGACCGCTCGCCGGTGTGCTGCACATGCCGTACTGGAAGTTCCTGACCGCGAACCTGCTCGGCGGGATCGTCTGGGCCGGCGGTACGACCGTCGTCGTCTACGAGGTCGGCGTCGTCGCCGAGGACTGGCTCAAGCGGTTCTCGTACGTGGGCCTGGCCGCCGCCGTGGTGGTCGGCGCCGGCTCGATGCTCCTGGTGCGCAACCGCGCCAAGAAGGCGCACGAGCGGATGGAGGCCGAGCGCGCGACGGGCGACCAGGACTCCGTCCGCGCGGTCAGCACCGACTGA
- a CDS encoding MFS transporter: protein MTSPRRNYRLLTAAAIITNLGSQGALIASAFAVLDAGGDSGDVGLVAAARTVPLVVFLLVGGAVADRLPRHRVMVAANALNCLSQAAFAALVLAGHAQLWQMMVLAGLGGTGQAFFSPASEGMVMSSVSGEQAGSAFAVYRMAMNGAGIGGAALGGALIGVLGPGWVLAVDAGAFLVAGTLRAFLDVSHVPAREKGGGVLADLRDGWHEVIGRPWLWTIVIQFSVVNAVIVAAESVYGPLVARDSLGGPGPWGLALAAFGAGTVGGGLLMTRWKPRRLLLAGSLGILPLALPSAGLALPLPIVALTVVMFLTGVSVEIFGVSWMTALHQEIPEEKLSRVASYDWFGSVGMVPVAAALAGPAESAFGRSAALWGCSGLILLLTLAVLCVPDVRRLTRRRSDVPVHGSVQGEGSVHGAGAAGALPVPGPAVSGSRVPGSAAVSADAEGAVGREG, encoded by the coding sequence GTGACCTCTCCACGCCGCAACTACCGACTGCTGACCGCCGCGGCGATCATCACCAACCTGGGCAGCCAGGGCGCGTTGATCGCCTCGGCGTTCGCGGTGCTGGACGCGGGCGGCGACAGCGGCGACGTAGGTCTGGTGGCCGCCGCCCGCACCGTGCCGCTGGTGGTGTTCCTGCTGGTGGGCGGCGCGGTGGCCGACCGGCTGCCGCGGCACCGGGTGATGGTCGCCGCCAACGCGCTCAACTGTCTCTCGCAGGCGGCGTTCGCGGCGCTGGTGCTGGCGGGCCACGCCCAGCTGTGGCAGATGATGGTGCTCGCCGGACTGGGCGGCACGGGCCAGGCGTTCTTCAGCCCCGCGTCCGAGGGCATGGTGATGTCCAGCGTCAGCGGTGAGCAGGCGGGCAGCGCCTTCGCCGTGTACCGGATGGCGATGAACGGCGCGGGGATCGGCGGGGCCGCCCTGGGCGGCGCGCTGATCGGTGTGCTCGGTCCCGGCTGGGTGCTCGCCGTCGACGCGGGCGCGTTCCTGGTGGCGGGGACACTGCGGGCCTTCCTCGACGTGAGCCATGTCCCGGCGCGCGAGAAGGGTGGCGGGGTGCTCGCCGACCTGCGGGACGGCTGGCACGAGGTCATCGGCAGGCCCTGGCTGTGGACGATCGTGATCCAGTTCTCCGTGGTCAACGCGGTCATCGTGGCGGCCGAGTCCGTGTACGGGCCGCTGGTGGCCAGGGACTCGCTGGGCGGTCCAGGGCCGTGGGGTCTGGCGCTGGCCGCCTTCGGGGCCGGGACCGTCGGCGGTGGTCTGCTGATGACGCGCTGGAAGCCGCGCAGGCTGCTGCTGGCGGGCTCGCTGGGCATCCTGCCGCTCGCGCTGCCTTCGGCGGGTCTGGCGCTGCCGCTGCCGATCGTGGCGCTGACGGTGGTGATGTTCCTGACGGGGGTCTCGGTCGAGATCTTCGGTGTGTCGTGGATGACCGCGCTGCACCAGGAGATCCCGGAGGAGAAGCTGTCCCGGGTCGCCTCCTACGACTGGTTCGGCTCGGTCGGCATGGTGCCGGTCGCCGCCGCGCTCGCGGGGCCCGCCGAGAGCGCCTTCGGGCGCTCGGCCGCGCTGTGGGGCTGTTCGGGACTGATCCTGCTGCTGACGCTCGCCGTGCTGTGCGTGCCCGACGTACGGCGGCTGACGCGGCGCCGGTCGGACGTGCCGGTGCACGGCTCGGTGCAGGGAGAAGGCTCGGTGCACGGAGCGGGTGCGGCGGGCGCTCTTCCCGTCCCCGGTCCTGCCGTTTCCGGTTCTCGCGTCCCCGGTTCCGCCGCCGTCTCAGCCGATGCTGAAGGCGCCGTCGGGCGGGAGGGGTGA
- a CDS encoding spermidine synthase yields the protein MNEPIPVIRAVDCGTAKLLPDVDRERAWLLTVDGAPQSYVDLDEPAHLEFEYVRRLGHVLDCAAPEGEPLAVLHLGGGALTLPRYVAATRPGSRQTVVDSDAPLLDLVAELLPIPEGVGIDVHAADARSWLAQAPDRSFDVLVADVFGGSRVPAHLTSVEYAREAERVLRTGGIYAANLADAAPFDFLGSQLATFATVFEELALIAEPAVLRGRRFGNAVLLASHTPLDTTALARRTAGDAFPARVEYGASLRRLIGDATAVQDTGAVPSPLPPDGAFSIG from the coding sequence GTGAACGAGCCCATTCCTGTCATCCGCGCCGTCGACTGCGGCACGGCGAAGCTGCTGCCCGACGTGGACCGGGAGCGGGCCTGGCTGCTGACGGTCGACGGCGCGCCGCAGTCCTACGTGGACCTGGACGAGCCGGCCCATCTGGAGTTCGAGTACGTCCGCAGGCTGGGCCATGTCCTCGACTGCGCGGCCCCCGAGGGCGAGCCGCTGGCGGTGCTCCATCTCGGCGGGGGAGCCCTCACCCTGCCCCGGTACGTGGCGGCGACCCGCCCCGGTTCCCGGCAGACGGTCGTCGACTCCGACGCGCCGCTGCTCGACCTCGTCGCCGAACTGCTGCCGATACCCGAAGGCGTGGGCATCGACGTCCACGCCGCCGACGCCAGAAGCTGGCTCGCACAGGCGCCGGACCGCTCCTTCGACGTGCTCGTCGCCGACGTCTTCGGCGGCTCACGCGTCCCCGCGCACCTCACCTCCGTCGAGTACGCACGCGAGGCCGAGCGGGTGCTGCGCACCGGCGGGATCTACGCCGCCAACCTCGCCGACGCCGCGCCCTTCGACTTCCTCGGCTCCCAACTGGCCACCTTCGCCACGGTCTTCGAGGAACTGGCGCTGATCGCGGAACCGGCCGTGCTGCGCGGGCGCCGCTTCGGCAACGCCGTACTCCTCGCCTCGCACACCCCGCTCGACACGACGGCGCTGGCCCGCAGGACCGCGGGCGACGCCTTCCCCGCACGGGTCGAATACGGCGCTTCGCTGCGCCGCCTCATCGGCGACGCCACGGCCGTACAGGACACCGGCGCCGTACCGTCACCCCTCCCGCCCGACGGCGCCTTCAGCATCGGCTGA
- the tuf gene encoding elongation factor Tu, which yields MPKTAYVRTKPHLNIGTMGHVDHGKTTLTAAITKVLSDRADSGTTYTSFDRIDRAPEEAARGITINIAHVEYETDTRHYAHVDMPGHADYIKNMVTGAAQLDGAILVVSALDGIMPQTAEHVLLARQVGVDHIVVALNKADASDDELTDLVELEVRELLSEHGYGGESAPVVRVSGLRALAGDPRWTAAVEALLDAVDTYVPVPERYTDAPFLLPVENVLTITGRGTVVTGAIERGTVRVGDRMEVLGAGSGPQTTTVTGLETFGKPMESAEAGDNVALLLRGMPRDAVRRGDVVAAPGSVVPRRRFTARVYVLSAREGGRTTAVGSGYRPQFYIRTGDVVGDIDLGERGVARPGETVTLTVELGRDVPLEPGLGFAIREGGRTVGAGTVTTVL from the coding sequence ATGCCCAAGACGGCATACGTGCGCACCAAGCCGCACCTCAACATCGGCACCATGGGCCATGTCGACCACGGCAAGACCACGTTGACAGCGGCCATCACCAAAGTCCTCAGCGACCGCGCGGACAGCGGCACCACCTACACGTCGTTCGACCGGATCGACCGTGCCCCGGAGGAGGCGGCGCGCGGCATCACCATCAACATCGCGCACGTCGAGTACGAGACCGACACCCGGCACTACGCGCACGTCGACATGCCCGGCCACGCCGACTACATCAAGAACATGGTGACCGGAGCGGCCCAGCTCGACGGGGCGATCCTCGTCGTCTCCGCACTCGACGGGATCATGCCGCAGACCGCCGAGCACGTCCTGCTCGCCCGGCAGGTCGGCGTCGACCACATCGTCGTCGCCCTCAACAAGGCCGACGCGAGCGACGACGAGCTGACCGACCTCGTCGAGCTGGAGGTGCGCGAACTGCTCAGCGAGCACGGCTACGGCGGCGAGAGCGCGCCCGTCGTACGGGTGTCGGGACTGCGCGCCCTGGCCGGCGACCCGCGCTGGACCGCCGCCGTCGAGGCGCTGCTCGACGCCGTCGACACGTACGTGCCCGTGCCCGAGCGCTACACGGACGCGCCGTTCCTCCTTCCGGTGGAGAACGTCCTGACCATCACCGGACGCGGCACGGTCGTCACCGGAGCGATCGAGCGCGGCACGGTACGGGTCGGCGACCGGATGGAGGTGCTGGGCGCCGGGTCCGGGCCGCAGACCACCACCGTCACCGGTCTTGAGACCTTCGGGAAGCCGATGGAGTCCGCGGAGGCCGGGGACAACGTGGCGCTGCTGCTGCGCGGCATGCCGCGCGACGCGGTCCGCCGCGGCGACGTGGTGGCGGCGCCCGGCAGCGTCGTGCCGCGCAGACGCTTCACCGCGCGGGTGTACGTCCTGTCGGCGCGCGAGGGCGGCAGGACCACGGCGGTGGGCAGCGGCTACCGGCCGCAGTTCTACATCCGTACCGGCGACGTGGTCGGCGACATCGACCTCGGCGAGCGGGGGGTGGCGCGCCCCGGTGAGACGGTCACCCTGACCGTCGAGCTGGGCCGTGACGTACCGCTGGAGCCGGGACTCGGCTTCGCGATCCGTGAGGGCGGCCGCACCGTCGGCGCCGGCACGGTCACGACCGTGCTCTGA